A single Candidatus Methylarchaceae archaeon HK02M2 DNA region contains:
- a CDS encoding phosphoribosylanthranilate isomerase has translation MVKVKVCGITNERDLEDAVSAGADALGFIIDVKSSPRSLTIDRARELMSKVPIFVSCVVVTVVNNLDKLIIIHDKLKPEHIQIHGDISLPNVFCKTRLIKAITLKPDRPMKALNDLEDFDAVLIDSYLEGKHGGTGIINDFYICTRVRETIDPKPLILAGGLNPENVEKAIRIVKPFAVDVCSGVELYPGIKDHKKVHDFIKNAKRVIV, from the coding sequence ATGGTAAAAGTAAAAGTGTGTGGTATTACAAATGAGAGAGACCTTGAAGATGCAGTATCTGCAGGGGCAGATGCATTAGGTTTTATTATAGACGTGAAATCATCACCAAGAAGTTTAACTATAGATAGAGCAAGAGAATTAATGAGTAAGGTACCGATATTTGTTAGCTGCGTAGTTGTAACGGTTGTAAATAATTTAGATAAACTTATCATAATACATGATAAGTTAAAACCTGAACACATTCAGATACATGGTGACATTAGTTTACCTAATGTATTTTGTAAAACACGTCTAATAAAGGCTATAACTTTGAAACCTGACAGACCTATGAAAGCTTTGAATGATTTAGAAGATTTTGACGCCGTACTTATTGACTCTTACCTCGAAGGTAAGCATGGTGGAACGGGAATAATCAATGATTTTTACATATGTACAAGAGTAAGGGAGACAATAGATCCAAAGCCCTTGATATTAGCCGGAGGATTAAACCCTGAAAATGTAGAGAAAGCTATTAGAATAGTTAAACCTTTTGCAGTAGATGTCTGCAGTGGGGTTGAGTTATACCCAGGTATAAAGGATCATAAAAAAGTTCACGATTTTATAAAAAACGCAAAGAGGGTTATTGTTTGA
- the trpB gene encoding tryptophan synthase subunit beta: protein MIGFKNPINGKYGRYGGRFVPETLMSAILELEKAYSRLKDDPDFKNELEYYLSEYAGRPTPLYFAKNLTKEVGGAKIYLKREDLLHGGAHKINNTIGQALMARKIGKTRVIAETGAGQHGVATAIASAVLGLKAEIYMGTEDIERQKLNVFRMKLLNAKVHPVKSGSKTLKDAINEALRDWVTNIQNTYYLIGSVVGPHPYPMIVRDLQSVIGREIKSQIMKKEQRLPEALVACVGGGSNAIGTFYPFINDLSVKLYGVEAAGQGIGSGKHAASLCAGYEGILHGMLTHFLQDENGQICTTHSISAGLDYPGVGPEHSYLKVINRAEYSSVTDSKAIEAFLKLSKTEGIIPALEPSHSLAFAIELAGSMKKDDCIILTLSGRGDKDVQVVSDFLKVKGK from the coding sequence TTGATAGGTTTTAAGAATCCAATAAATGGGAAATATGGGAGATATGGAGGGCGATTTGTTCCAGAGACTCTAATGAGTGCTATTCTTGAGCTAGAGAAAGCTTATTCGAGGTTAAAGGACGACCCAGACTTCAAAAATGAACTTGAATATTATCTCTCAGAATATGCAGGAAGACCAACCCCATTATATTTCGCTAAAAACTTGACAAAAGAGGTGGGCGGTGCAAAAATCTACCTCAAGAGAGAAGACTTGTTACATGGGGGCGCTCACAAGATTAACAACACAATCGGTCAAGCTCTTATGGCAAGAAAGATAGGTAAAACAAGAGTTATCGCGGAGACAGGAGCTGGACAACATGGTGTGGCTACTGCAATAGCATCTGCAGTCCTTGGTTTGAAAGCTGAAATCTATATGGGTACTGAAGACATCGAACGCCAAAAGCTAAATGTCTTTCGAATGAAATTATTGAATGCCAAAGTCCATCCAGTTAAATCAGGATCGAAAACGTTAAAAGATGCAATAAATGAAGCTCTCAGAGACTGGGTAACGAATATTCAAAATACATATTATCTAATTGGCTCTGTTGTAGGACCTCATCCCTACCCTATGATAGTAAGAGACCTTCAGAGTGTCATAGGAAGAGAGATAAAGTCACAGATAATGAAAAAAGAGCAAAGATTGCCAGAAGCTTTAGTTGCTTGTGTAGGAGGAGGAAGTAATGCAATAGGTACTTTTTACCCTTTTATAAATGATCTCTCTGTTAAGCTATATGGGGTTGAGGCAGCAGGTCAAGGTATAGGGTCAGGTAAGCATGCCGCTTCACTTTGCGCTGGTTATGAGGGTATTTTACATGGGATGCTCACTCACTTTCTTCAAGATGAAAATGGTCAGATATGTACGACTCATAGCATATCAGCAGGACTCGATTATCCTGGAGTTGGACCTGAACATTCTTACTTAAAAGTGATAAATAGAGCTGAGTACTCGAGCGTAACAGATAGTAAAGCTATTGAAGCCTTCCTTAAATTGTCTAAAACTGAAGGTATAATCCCTGCTTTAGAACCATCCCATTCCTTAGCCTTTGCTATTGAGTTAGCAGGAAGTATGAAGAAAGATGATTGTATTATTTTAACTCTATCCGGCCGGGGAGACAAGGATGTCCAAGTCGTCTCAGATTTTCTTAAAGTGAAGGGCAAATGA
- the trpA gene encoding tryptophan synthase subunit alpha, translating to MSLEKTFKKLKEEREGALISYIMGGDPRPDLTPKIARALVENGTDILELGMPFSDPIADGPTIQEANQRALSSGTTPRIVLDLANEIKDELDIPIVILTYYNPIFRMGLKKFFDIAKTNKVDGVIVPDLPVEEAQDYKLIADMHGLDTIFLSSPSTSIDRLEKIIKYTSGFLYLISLFGVTGARKELQQSTIQIVKKILPYTKGKIPIAVGFGISQSHHIHSIIEAGADGVIVGSAFVEIIKRSSSVNSMLNKIKKYTSELKRATMQKV from the coding sequence ATGAGTCTAGAGAAAACCTTTAAAAAACTTAAAGAAGAAAGAGAGGGTGCCCTAATCAGCTATATTATGGGTGGAGATCCCCGACCTGACCTGACCCCAAAGATCGCTAGGGCTTTAGTAGAAAATGGGACAGATATCTTAGAATTGGGGATGCCTTTTTCTGATCCTATTGCAGATGGTCCAACAATACAAGAAGCGAATCAAAGGGCATTGAGCTCTGGGACAACCCCTCGAATAGTTCTAGACTTAGCTAATGAGATAAAAGACGAACTTGATATTCCTATTGTTATTCTTACCTATTATAATCCGATCTTTAGAATGGGATTAAAAAAATTCTTCGATATTGCTAAAACGAATAAAGTCGACGGAGTTATTGTTCCAGATCTACCAGTAGAAGAAGCACAAGATTATAAGCTTATAGCCGATATGCATGGATTGGATACCATATTTCTTTCTTCTCCTTCAACATCGATTGATCGATTAGAAAAGATCATCAAATACACTTCAGGATTCCTTTATTTAATATCCCTTTTTGGAGTAACTGGAGCAAGAAAGGAACTTCAACAATCAACAATCCAGATTGTTAAGAAAATTCTCCCCTATACTAAAGGAAAAATACCTATTGCTGTAGGTTTTGGTATTTCTCAATCACATCATATCCATAGCATCATAGAAGCAGGTGCTGATGGAGTTATAGTTGGTAGTGCTTTTGTAGAAATAATCAAGAGAAGTAGCTCTGTAAATAGTATGTTGAATAAAATTAAAAAATATACGAGTGAATTGAAAAGAGCTACAATGCAAAAAGTTTGA
- a CDS encoding aspartate kinase produces MKKPIIVVKFGGSVLMNEKSVKKAADMIKSEVEKGSRIVVIVSALKGQTDELLNLVKKIAPNLSASDLDEILAMGEKTSARIMSAALTSRGLDSCVIDTESPNWPIITDDKYGNADPSFDETKKAVDKNLLSLIESGKIPVICGFIGKNRANKVTTMGRGGSDTTAVLLGSCLNAKEVVLVKDVGNILTADPSKVNGSVPIDVLDPEEAYILAAGGAKILQNKALRYKNDDLIVRILSLNNKSLTLGGTVIGKGSLGYEFECYDRPITMVTIVGKEASDSRSLILIMDEVQRSGGDIISITSDEKSSIVYISNGRKILNILHELLVEKKIGKAVSSFENLSLISIRGRELETNPGIIQRFITPLADQGINIYGLVTISSSLKLFISNNETEKALTLLRRTLKGE; encoded by the coding sequence TTGAAGAAACCGATAATTGTAGTAAAATTCGGTGGTTCAGTTTTAATGAATGAAAAGAGCGTGAAAAAAGCTGCTGATATGATAAAATCTGAAGTTGAAAAAGGTTCAAGAATTGTTGTAATTGTATCAGCTCTCAAGGGTCAAACTGATGAGCTTCTTAATTTAGTAAAGAAAATAGCCCCTAATCTTTCGGCTTCTGACCTTGATGAGATATTAGCAATGGGTGAAAAGACAAGCGCTAGAATCATGTCAGCAGCCCTTACTTCGAGAGGTTTGGATTCTTGTGTTATAGATACAGAATCTCCCAATTGGCCTATTATCACTGATGACAAGTATGGCAATGCCGATCCTTCATTTGATGAAACTAAAAAAGCGGTGGATAAAAATTTGCTTTCATTAATAGAATCTGGTAAAATACCTGTCATATGTGGGTTCATAGGTAAAAATAGAGCCAATAAAGTAACAACTATGGGTAGGGGAGGTAGTGACACTACAGCTGTGCTATTGGGTAGTTGTCTAAATGCAAAGGAGGTAGTACTAGTAAAAGATGTAGGTAATATACTTACTGCCGATCCATCAAAAGTAAATGGTTCTGTGCCGATCGATGTTCTTGATCCTGAGGAAGCCTATATACTTGCAGCTGGAGGAGCGAAGATACTTCAAAACAAGGCTCTTAGATATAAAAATGATGATCTCATTGTTAGAATACTAAGTCTTAATAATAAGAGTCTTACCTTAGGAGGAACTGTAATTGGAAAAGGCTCTCTTGGTTACGAGTTTGAATGCTACGATAGACCTATAACTATGGTGACTATAGTAGGTAAAGAGGCATCTGATTCAAGATCGTTAATATTAATTATGGACGAGGTACAAAGATCAGGTGGTGATATAATTTCAATCACATCCGATGAAAAATCATCTATCGTATATATATCTAATGGACGAAAAATATTGAACATATTGCATGAATTGCTAGTTGAGAAAAAGATCGGTAAAGCCGTAAGCTCTTTTGAGAACTTATCTTTAATATCGATCAGAGGAAGGGAGTTAGAGACAAATCCAGGAATTATTCAACGCTTTATAACCCCTTTGGCCGATCAAGGAATAAATATATATGGTTTAGTCACTATAAGTTCATCCCTTAAACTCTTCATATCAAATAATGAAACGGAGAAGGCTCTCACATTACTTAGAAGAACATTAAAAGGAGAGTGA
- a CDS encoding 2-amino-3,7-dideoxy-D-threo-hept-6-ulosonate synthase — protein MVTGKNIRLERLTKNGKMICIPMDHGVTIGPVKGLTDMDDMIKKVHKGGATAALVHKGIIKSLKEPPKIGLIMHLSASTNLCLTLNRKMKIGFVEEAVRLGADAASIHVNIGCNEEPEMLEVLGNIANDCDIFNMPLMAMMYPRGENIKDPNDPSTIAHVARIGAELGADIIKTIYTGDQDSFKTVIEGCPVPIVIAGGPKCETSRDVLEMAYGSINAGAIGVAFGRNIFQHDHPEAIVRALDMIIMQGKSIEEALEVLKYGSRNNG, from the coding sequence ATGGTCACAGGAAAAAATATTCGTCTAGAAAGACTTACTAAAAATGGTAAAATGATATGTATACCAATGGACCATGGTGTTACAATAGGACCGGTAAAAGGTCTTACGGATATGGATGATATGATTAAAAAGGTCCATAAAGGAGGAGCAACGGCAGCATTAGTTCATAAAGGGATAATCAAATCATTGAAAGAACCCCCGAAAATAGGTTTAATAATGCACCTTTCTGCTAGTACAAATCTTTGTTTAACACTCAATAGAAAGATGAAGATTGGATTTGTTGAAGAGGCTGTAAGGCTTGGAGCCGACGCAGCCTCAATACATGTTAACATAGGATGTAACGAAGAGCCTGAGATGCTCGAAGTATTGGGGAACATAGCCAATGATTGTGATATATTTAATATGCCTCTTATGGCTATGATGTACCCAAGAGGGGAGAATATAAAAGACCCGAATGATCCATCTACAATAGCCCATGTAGCAAGGATAGGAGCCGAGCTTGGTGCTGATATCATTAAGACTATCTACACTGGTGATCAAGATTCGTTCAAGACAGTCATCGAAGGATGCCCCGTGCCCATAGTTATAGCTGGAGGACCAAAGTGTGAAACAAGTCGTGATGTATTGGAGATGGCATATGGATCGATAAATGCAGGCGCTATTGGTGTTGCATTTGGTCGGAATATTTTCCAACATGATCATCCTGAAGCCATAGTACGTGCACTTGATATGATAATCATGCAAGGTAAGAGCATAGAAGAGGCTCTGGAGGTGTTAAAGTATGGTTCTAGAAACAATGGATAG
- a CDS encoding 3-dehydroquinate synthase II, protein MVLETMDREIILVLPDDKNITSKIIQTAIENNINSFFCDPELIDNTIRRKVKVYSSSDKGDVILLDSLQKAVDVNKMGKEFALKIKITQKADESIVVNASEQGAMGVFIETEDWKIIPLENLVAQLHKKDTKLFAKIDFLEEIQTMFGVLELGVDGIIYTPKSPDDLKSLLSLLSLPKSLELVPVKITEVKDIGMGDRACIDTASMLEIDDGALIGSQSSFFFLIRSEAIASKFSAPRPFRINAGAVHSYILLADASTKYLSEIEAGDEVLIVNSKGITKSAIVGRSKIERRPLRLLKAIYNNLKASILVQNAETIRLAGKKGELISATEIKPNDEVLAYVQEVTGRHFGIQVNEHILEK, encoded by the coding sequence ATGGTTCTAGAAACAATGGATAGAGAAATCATACTCGTATTGCCAGATGATAAAAATATTACATCTAAAATAATACAGACAGCTATTGAAAATAATATTAATTCTTTTTTCTGTGATCCAGAACTGATCGACAATACTATACGTAGGAAAGTGAAGGTATACTCCTCTTCAGATAAGGGAGATGTGATATTGTTGGACTCTCTGCAAAAAGCAGTAGATGTCAATAAAATGGGAAAAGAATTCGCTTTAAAGATTAAGATTACACAAAAAGCAGATGAAAGTATCGTTGTAAATGCTTCCGAGCAAGGAGCAATGGGCGTCTTTATTGAAACTGAGGATTGGAAGATTATACCCTTGGAGAATTTGGTTGCTCAGTTACATAAGAAAGATACAAAATTATTTGCTAAGATAGATTTTTTAGAGGAAATTCAGACTATGTTCGGTGTGCTCGAGCTAGGTGTAGATGGTATAATATACACTCCAAAAAGTCCTGATGATTTAAAAAGTCTTTTGAGCCTTCTTTCGTTACCAAAGAGCCTTGAGTTGGTACCAGTCAAGATAACAGAAGTAAAGGATATTGGCATGGGAGATAGGGCTTGTATCGATACTGCATCTATGCTTGAAATCGATGATGGAGCACTTATAGGAAGTCAATCAAGTTTTTTCTTCTTAATTCGGAGTGAAGCGATAGCATCAAAATTTTCTGCTCCAAGACCTTTTCGTATCAACGCTGGAGCAGTCCATAGTTACATACTTCTCGCAGATGCTAGCACAAAGTACCTCTCTGAAATAGAAGCAGGAGATGAAGTTCTTATAGTTAACAGTAAAGGCATAACGAAATCGGCGATAGTTGGAAGGTCAAAGATAGAGAGAAGACCCTTGCGCTTATTAAAAGCAATTTATAATAATCTTAAAGCAAGCATACTTGTCCAGAATGCAGAAACGATAAGGCTAGCTGGAAAAAAAGGCGAATTGATTTCAGCTACAGAAATAAAGCCTAACGATGAAGTTCTTGCTTATGTTCAAGAAGTTACGGGTAGGCATTTCGGCATTCAAGTGAACGAACATATCTTAGAAAAGTAG
- the aroD gene encoding type I 3-dehydroquinate dehydratase, which yields MKLINRQVKICTAIGVKDTYLLKEKVEEALVSHSDLIEIRIDYFDKIDFLYIKKVIKGYEKRVILTCRARSEGGKFKESEIERQKILIKLAKFKPAYIDIELSLAQSKPELIDIIRKSGVLLIISWHDFRDTPPFQILKNTFNKAKFLGDLVKIVPMANNFMDNLSILKLYEISELDRLIAFCMGEKGQISRILCPLFGSPFTYASLSNLPTAPAQITIKELREFYGLF from the coding sequence TTGAAATTAATTAACAGACAAGTAAAGATATGCACCGCGATAGGTGTAAAAGATACATACTTGCTTAAGGAGAAGGTAGAAGAAGCTCTTGTTTCTCACTCAGATCTGATAGAAATAAGGATAGATTACTTCGACAAAATTGATTTTTTATATATAAAAAAAGTCATTAAAGGATACGAAAAAAGAGTCATATTGACATGTAGAGCAAGAAGTGAGGGTGGTAAGTTCAAGGAAAGTGAAATAGAAAGACAAAAAATATTGATAAAACTAGCAAAGTTTAAACCCGCGTATATCGATATCGAGTTAAGTCTAGCTCAAAGTAAGCCTGAACTTATAGATATTATAAGAAAGTCGGGAGTTTTATTAATCATATCTTGGCATGACTTCAGAGATACGCCTCCTTTTCAAATATTAAAAAATACCTTCAATAAAGCAAAATTCTTAGGAGATTTAGTAAAAATTGTACCTATGGCAAATAATTTTATGGATAATCTTTCTATCCTAAAACTATATGAAATCTCAGAGCTAGATAGGCTAATAGCATTCTGTATGGGTGAGAAGGGGCAGATTTCTAGAATACTTTGCCCACTCTTCGGTAGCCCCTTTACTTATGCCTCTCTCTCAAACTTACCAACCGCACCTGCCCAAATAACGATAAAAGAGTTAAGAGAGTTTTATGGTTTATTTTAA
- a CDS encoding shikimate dehydrogenase has product MVYFNWRINSKTQLYCVIGHPVETSLSPIMQNEAFRAKNLDYVYLAFDVEDLEQAIIGLKVLGVKGFNVTMPHKVSIINFLDKIDESASLVGAVNTVVNHDGDLIGYNTDVDGVVSALKTVTNSLLGSRALLIGAGGAARACIVALVSLGCNEIVVLNRTLDKAKSMIKELSKKLDMICAVGELTSSSLKRAMSSINILLNATPIGAYPKLNESIIKPEFFRVKDIVVFDVVYKPKKTKLIKDAERVGAKIIPGYEMFVGQGAKSFKLWTGINAPIEIMKKAVLEVLE; this is encoded by the coding sequence ATGGTTTATTTTAATTGGAGAATTAACAGTAAAACACAGCTGTATTGTGTAATAGGTCATCCTGTAGAAACCTCACTCTCACCTATAATGCAGAATGAAGCTTTTCGTGCTAAAAATCTTGATTATGTCTACCTCGCATTTGACGTTGAGGACTTAGAACAGGCTATTATTGGTTTAAAGGTTTTAGGGGTGAAAGGTTTCAACGTCACTATGCCCCATAAAGTTTCTATAATCAATTTTCTTGACAAAATAGATGAAAGTGCATCATTAGTAGGTGCTGTAAATACTGTAGTGAACCATGATGGCGACTTGATAGGTTATAATACGGATGTAGATGGAGTAGTATCGGCGCTTAAAACTGTCACTAATTCATTACTTGGTTCAAGAGCCTTATTAATAGGTGCTGGTGGAGCTGCTAGGGCATGTATAGTAGCTTTAGTATCTTTAGGTTGTAATGAAATTGTTGTACTAAATCGCACACTTGACAAAGCGAAATCAATGATAAAAGAATTGAGTAAAAAGTTGGATATGATTTGTGCTGTTGGAGAGCTTACGTCGAGTTCTTTAAAAAGAGCCATGAGTTCAATTAATATTCTTTTAAATGCGACTCCTATTGGTGCATATCCAAAATTGAATGAGAGTATAATAAAACCAGAATTTTTCAGGGTTAAGGATATTGTAGTCTTTGATGTTGTCTATAAACCGAAGAAGACGAAGTTAATTAAGGATGCTGAAAGAGTGGGAGCTAAGATAATCCCTGGTTATGAGATGTTCGTAGGACAAGGTGCTAAATCATTTAAGCTTTGGACTGGAATAAATGCACCGATTGAAATAATGAAGAAAGCTGTCTTGGAGGTTCTCGAATGA
- a CDS encoding shikimate kinase, protein MKGKGFAFGAVSIVNAIATGKGAALGIRLKTEAEVELIEGSEEIDIKIVGCDCERDKTLGKYIVKEVLAHFGHKNYGAKVTTKSEIPIGKGLKSSSVAANAIVLAIVSSLREELDDFTLINLGVNSSIKAGVTITGAFDDACASFFGGLVVTDNKDRIIKRREILMEKNCILIYVPPEKAYTKDVDVIMLNNFKSLFEEANLMVMRGKYWDAMVLNGLACSTALGFSTKPMISALSAGAICAGLSGTGPAVSAVCSSDKVDDIISVWSNLPGEVISTRINNEKARMVD, encoded by the coding sequence ATGAAGGGGAAAGGTTTTGCTTTTGGAGCTGTTTCTATAGTGAACGCAATCGCAACTGGAAAAGGAGCTGCTCTAGGGATTCGATTGAAGACTGAAGCTGAAGTCGAGCTTATAGAAGGTTCTGAAGAAATCGATATCAAAATCGTGGGGTGTGATTGTGAAAGAGATAAAACTTTGGGAAAATATATTGTTAAGGAAGTATTAGCACATTTTGGGCATAAAAATTACGGAGCGAAAGTAACGACCAAATCCGAGATACCGATCGGTAAAGGTCTAAAGAGTTCAAGTGTAGCTGCAAATGCGATCGTTTTAGCAATAGTTTCATCTTTAAGAGAAGAGTTGGATGATTTTACATTAATTAATTTAGGCGTAAATTCTTCCATTAAGGCTGGTGTGACGATAACTGGTGCTTTCGATGATGCTTGCGCATCATTCTTTGGGGGTTTGGTTGTAACAGATAACAAAGATCGTATAATAAAAAGAAGAGAGATCCTTATGGAAAAAAATTGTATTTTAATATATGTCCCACCTGAAAAAGCATATACAAAAGATGTTGATGTGATTATGCTCAATAATTTTAAATCTCTCTTTGAAGAAGCCAATTTAATGGTTATGAGAGGAAAATATTGGGATGCAATGGTTTTAAATGGTCTAGCTTGCTCAACTGCATTGGGATTCAGCACAAAGCCAATGATTAGTGCACTCTCGGCAGGGGCTATATGTGCAGGTCTATCAGGTACTGGACCGGCCGTAAGTGCAGTCTGCTCTTCAGATAAAGTTGACGATATCATATCAGTCTGGTCGAATCTCCCTGGAGAAGTTATATCTACGAGGATAAATAACGAAAAAGCAAGGATGGTTGATTGA
- the aroA gene encoding 3-phosphoshikimate 1-carboxyvinyltransferase produces MTAIKIFPSELNGNVYTPPSKSYTHRSIILSSLTSGRSIVKNALISRDTLASIKACSAFGAFIDHKNNDLKIKGNPDLTTPENVINVENSGTTMRFITSIASLAPEGYSIITGDGSIRSRPMQPLLSALWSLGVDCFSSRKNGLPPIIVKGGGIQGGETTIKGDISSQFISSLLVATPKAKSPTSIIVRGKTVSRPYIDATLTMMKLFGVDISYEDYRKYTIPSNQEYHCVGFKVPGDFSSASLLMACALLAGKKVTIKNLNFNLPQADMRIVDILEKMGADYSIDRSKGTITLSKGYNLKGGEFDLSDSPDLLPVLSVVALKCREKTFIKGVEHARFKETDRISILANELRKFGVDIQELRDGMLIQGSEELKSCSLDAHDDHRLFMAFCAASMASSGPCTVEGVESVDVSYPDFIRDMKSLGAKIEGV; encoded by the coding sequence TTGACAGCTATAAAGATATTCCCTAGTGAACTTAATGGTAATGTTTATACTCCACCAAGCAAGAGTTATACACACAGGTCAATAATCCTCTCTAGCCTTACTTCTGGGAGATCGATCGTTAAAAACGCTCTTATCTCAAGGGATACTCTGGCTTCAATAAAGGCATGTTCAGCTTTTGGCGCTTTTATAGATCATAAAAATAATGATCTTAAAATAAAAGGAAATCCAGACCTAACAACACCTGAGAATGTTATAAATGTAGAGAATTCAGGGACTACTATGCGGTTTATAACGTCTATAGCATCATTAGCTCCAGAAGGCTACTCGATAATTACTGGTGATGGGAGCATCAGGTCAAGGCCTATGCAACCCTTACTTTCAGCATTATGGAGTTTGGGTGTAGACTGTTTTTCATCACGTAAAAATGGACTTCCTCCTATTATTGTGAAAGGTGGAGGCATACAAGGTGGAGAGACTACGATAAAAGGAGATATATCATCCCAATTTATATCTTCACTATTGGTCGCAACACCAAAAGCTAAAAGTCCGACATCTATAATAGTTCGTGGAAAGACAGTATCCAGACCTTATATAGATGCGACTTTAACTATGATGAAATTATTTGGTGTAGATATTTCATATGAGGATTATAGAAAATATACTATCCCATCAAATCAAGAATACCATTGTGTAGGGTTTAAGGTACCAGGAGACTTTAGTTCTGCATCTTTATTAATGGCATGCGCATTACTAGCTGGTAAAAAAGTGACTATAAAAAATCTGAACTTCAATCTACCTCAAGCAGATATGCGTATTGTTGATATATTGGAAAAAATGGGAGCCGATTATAGTATCGATAGATCAAAGGGTACAATAACTTTATCAAAAGGTTATAATTTAAAAGGCGGGGAATTTGATTTATCAGACTCCCCTGACTTACTCCCAGTTTTATCAGTAGTCGCTCTAAAGTGTAGAGAAAAGACGTTCATAAAAGGTGTTGAGCATGCTAGGTTCAAAGAGACGGACAGAATCTCCATATTAGCTAATGAATTGAGGAAATTTGGTGTTGATATACAAGAGTTGAGAGACGGGATGTTGATACAAGGTAGTGAGGAATTGAAGAGCTGCTCATTAGATGCACATGATGATCATCGACTTTTCATGGCTTTCTGTGCAGCATCTATGGCTTCATCTGGACCTTGCACTGTAGAAGGTGTAGAATCAGTCGATGTATCTTACCCTGATTTTATTAGAGACATGAAATCATTAGGAGCAAAAATAGAGGGCGTATAA
- the aroC gene encoding chorismate synthase, whose product MPGNLLGERFIVVSFGESHGRCVGSVIDGCPAGLPLGEGDIQKDLDLRRPGVSTTATKRSEKDKVELLSGVFEGYTTGAPICALIWNKDVDSEPYKKIKKIPRPGHADITAFWKYGGYNDWRGGGRFSGRVTATFVIAGAIAKKLISYILGIDVFAYSIEIGGIRAKEVSDDVAKKFRYSNEVRCPDFEAAKKMKSKILEEQSKGDSVGGIIECKVLNVPVGLGEPVFSSLESDLSKALFSIPALKGIEFGVGFEASRLKGSECNDPFSVKEGKIVTITNKAGGILGGISNGMPIIFRLSFKPSSSISKPQKSINLDILKEVDLVIVGRHDPCIVPRAVPVVEDIVACVIADHSIRAGLIPPVLNNNPID is encoded by the coding sequence ATGCCAGGCAACTTGCTTGGAGAAAGGTTCATAGTAGTTAGCTTCGGTGAGAGCCATGGTAGATGTGTAGGTTCAGTAATAGACGGTTGCCCAGCAGGTTTACCATTAGGAGAGGGTGATATTCAGAAAGATTTAGATTTAAGGAGACCTGGTGTATCAACTACGGCAACTAAAAGATCTGAAAAAGATAAGGTGGAGTTACTCTCAGGAGTCTTCGAAGGATACACAACAGGTGCTCCCATATGTGCTTTAATCTGGAATAAAGATGTCGATTCTGAACCTTATAAAAAGATAAAGAAGATTCCAAGACCAGGACACGCAGATATTACAGCTTTCTGGAAGTATGGTGGCTATAATGATTGGAGAGGAGGGGGTAGGTTCTCAGGAAGGGTGACGGCGACGTTTGTAATAGCCGGGGCCATTGCTAAGAAACTCATCTCCTACATACTGGGAATTGATGTCTTTGCCTATTCTATCGAAATAGGTGGAATTAGGGCAAAGGAAGTATCTGATGATGTGGCTAAAAAGTTTAGATATTCTAATGAAGTGAGATGTCCAGATTTCGAAGCTGCAAAGAAGATGAAATCAAAGATATTGGAAGAGCAGTCAAAAGGAGACAGTGTGGGTGGGATAATTGAATGTAAAGTATTAAACGTTCCGGTAGGCCTAGGTGAACCAGTATTCTCCTCATTAGAGTCTGATTTGAGTAAAGCGCTATTCTCTATACCAGCTTTAAAAGGTATTGAATTTGGAGTTGGTTTTGAAGCATCAAGGTTAAAAGGATCAGAATGTAATGATCCTTTTAGTGTAAAGGAAGGGAAGATCGTTACTATAACCAATAAGGCAGGCGGGATCCTAGGTGGCATTTCAAATGGAATGCCAATAATATTTAGATTATCATTTAAGCCTAGTTCATCTATAAGCAAACCACAGAAGAGTATCAACCTTGATATCTTGAAAGAAGTTGATCTAGTCATTGTTGGTCGCCACGACCCATGTATCGTTCCAAGAGCAGTTCCTGTCGTTGAAGATATTGTAGCTTGCGTTATAGCAGATCATTCTATCAGGGCTGGTCTTATACCTCCTGTCCTAAACAATAATCCAATAGATTAG